From the Nostoc sp. PCC 7107 genome, the window CATGTACTCTGCACCTTTACCGCAAAACTACTTTTACATTTCACCAATAATTTCTGGTTGAGTTAATTCATCAGACATTTCGATGATTGCCCTTAAAACAGGCTTCATCATAATATCTTCAGAACTTTCAAAATCTTCGTAACGTCGGCGCTTGGCTCGATTTGCCACCTGAACCGTGATGCGGTAGCGATTCGAGGCCGCACTAATTAAATCCTCTGCACGGTGCATAATCTGAGATTGGGTTGTCTCGAACTTAGAACGCTTGAGCATAGTTAATGGTTCTTGGGGACATTCCCCAGTTTAGCAGTACTGAATTAAATACGGCTTTGTATATATGTTGCCAGCAGCCTCTTCGTGCGATAAAGTCTAAAATCAAAAATTTTCTGACAAGGTTAATGGTAGCTGAATTGTAAACCTTGTCCAACCTTGAGAACTAGTAACTGCGATCGCACCTTGCAAATATTCCACTAGTTTTTTTACCAAAGTCAGCCCTAAAC encodes:
- a CDS encoding DNA-directed RNA polymerase subunit omega; translation: MLKRSKFETTQSQIMHRAEDLISAASNRYRITVQVANRAKRRRYEDFESSEDIMMKPVLRAIIEMSDELTQPEIIGEM